The Nitrososphaerales archaeon genome includes a window with the following:
- a CDS encoding Rieske 2Fe-2S domain-containing protein, translating into MDSKSADDRTSEKRESKRNFLKLILTLGGLATVGSFASVFRVLAFVPAPGAGAGTTIALAWPEIKLANISALDPSKPLRFNYPLVDTPSVLVKCGQKADNGVGPDSDIVAFSDICQHLGCFYSVLTPGSSPPCDSSFSAAAPQGYCCCHGGQYDFVHGAKVIGGPPPRPVPQVTLRYDAGTGDVYAIGMGTPAIFGHGPPGLTDPSLVLQHDLTGGTIVTDATVFSETG; encoded by the coding sequence ATGGACTCAAAGAGCGCGGACGACAGAACCTCCGAGAAGAGAGAAAGCAAAAGGAACTTCCTGAAACTCATCCTCACCCTCGGGGGGCTGGCTACCGTGGGCTCGTTCGCGAGCGTCTTTAGGGTACTTGCGTTCGTCCCGGCTCCGGGAGCGGGTGCGGGCACCACCATCGCGTTGGCCTGGCCCGAAATCAAACTCGCGAACATCTCGGCGCTCGACCCCTCCAAGCCCCTGCGCTTCAACTACCCGCTCGTAGACACGCCGTCCGTTCTCGTCAAGTGCGGCCAGAAGGCGGACAACGGGGTCGGGCCCGATTCGGACATCGTCGCGTTCAGCGACATTTGCCAGCACCTCGGATGTTTCTATTCTGTCCTCACGCCAGGTTCGTCACCTCCTTGTGATTCATCGTTTAGCGCAGCCGCGCCTCAGGGATACTGTTGCTGTCATGGAGGACAGTACGACTTCGTACACGGCGCCAAGGTGATAGGCGGACCTCCGCCGCGGCCCGTTCCGCAGGTAACGCTGCGATACGACGCCGGCACAGGCGACGTCTACGCCATAGGAATGGGGACCCCGGCAATTTTCGGACACGGGCCGCCAGGATTGACCGACCCGTCGCTGGTGCTACAGCACGATCTCACCGGTGGAACCATCGTGACCGACGCAACCGTGTTCTCCGAAACAGGGTGA
- a CDS encoding cytochrome bc complex cytochrome b subunit produces MSANPGRRFVEWVKSRFGLRTNVLRPVPEYSLSPLYWLGALTVIAFALQVFTGLLMMIYYVPTVDQAYSSTQFIIRSVPLGWLLETVHLYGAYAMILLAMLHLLRGYFLSVQKKPREMMWVIGVVMGLAVMGFGLTGYLLPWTVVSKSATDVSIGMLSFLPAQIGPIVTFLIAGDGSSAGELTRFFDLHIVVLPAMLLSLLALKLFLFEAHGAAEPATGAKESREIPWFPTVYLYFAMIGSVLIAVIVMASVLFPVNLAAQFTPLAASNYVPQPEWYFLWMYQVLKFTSFEGSGIYYALGAVTILLVGLIVLPFIDRGLARNPRSRPLYTTVGTVVVAELVVLTAWGYLTPGQIIPDVEAVEVIGTVALAAALATAFLLRTPRGIQRVSSATKPVLLALVFPLKNRWAASVFVVLLSVGSVCFANLVDSIFGIALSSPVLILNITGLITTFYAMARIMRSLTVKYERSQP; encoded by the coding sequence ATGAGCGCGAACCCAGGAAGAAGGTTTGTGGAATGGGTGAAGTCGCGCTTCGGGCTCCGGACGAACGTACTGCGTCCAGTTCCTGAATACAGTCTGAGTCCGCTATACTGGCTCGGCGCGTTGACGGTAATCGCCTTCGCTCTCCAAGTCTTCACTGGCCTGCTGATGATGATCTACTACGTCCCTACCGTCGACCAAGCTTACTCATCCACGCAATTCATAATCCGGAGCGTCCCCCTTGGATGGCTCCTAGAGACCGTGCATCTCTACGGGGCGTACGCGATGATACTCTTGGCCATGCTCCACCTCCTGCGCGGTTACTTCCTTAGCGTTCAGAAGAAGCCCAGGGAGATGATGTGGGTGATTGGGGTAGTGATGGGTCTGGCGGTGATGGGGTTCGGCCTCACCGGTTACCTGCTCCCGTGGACGGTGGTCTCAAAGTCTGCCACGGACGTCTCAATAGGAATGTTGAGCTTCCTTCCAGCCCAGATTGGACCCATCGTCACGTTTCTCATAGCCGGCGACGGCAGCAGCGCCGGGGAACTCACGAGATTCTTTGACCTCCACATCGTCGTCCTCCCGGCCATGCTCCTTTCGCTCTTGGCGCTCAAACTGTTCTTGTTCGAGGCGCACGGGGCCGCCGAGCCAGCCACTGGCGCGAAGGAATCGAGAGAGATCCCGTGGTTTCCGACAGTCTACCTCTATTTTGCGATGATTGGCAGCGTACTCATCGCGGTAATCGTCATGGCTTCGGTCCTGTTCCCAGTCAACCTCGCCGCGCAGTTCACGCCTCTGGCCGCCTCGAACTACGTACCACAGCCCGAATGGTACTTCCTGTGGATGTATCAGGTTCTGAAGTTCACATCCTTCGAGGGCTCCGGGATATACTACGCGCTGGGTGCCGTGACAATACTGCTGGTTGGACTGATAGTGTTACCCTTCATCGACCGGGGGCTTGCGCGAAACCCACGCTCGAGGCCTCTCTACACCACCGTCGGCACGGTAGTAGTCGCGGAACTCGTGGTGCTGACAGCCTGGGGATATCTCACGCCAGGACAGATAATCCCAGACGTCGAAGCCGTCGAGGTGATTGGGACTGTGGCCCTGGCCGCCGCCCTGGCAACCGCATTCCTGCTCAGGACGCCCAGAGGCATCCAGAGGGTGTCTTCGGCCACGAAGCCCGTTCTGCTGGCCCTTGTCTTCCCTCTCAAGAACAGATGGGCGGCGTCTGTCTTCGTGGTCCTACTATCTGTCGGGTCCGTGTGCTTCGCCAACCTCGTCGACTCCATCTTTGGAATCGCGCTCAGCTCACCGGTTCTTATCTTGAACATCACGGGACTGATTACAACTTTCTACGCCATGGCGAGAATCATGAGAAGCCTGACGGTGAAGTACGAGAGGTCTCAACCTTGA
- a CDS encoding carboxymuconolactone decarboxylase family protein, producing the protein MEKVMKLDSKFRELVAVGASITANCKPCLEYHVGKARESGANGEEISEAVEVGKMVRRGAVSKTDQFALSLTETTPHASRPDSDECGCK; encoded by the coding sequence ATGGAGAAAGTGATGAAGCTGGATTCCAAATTCAGGGAACTGGTGGCAGTAGGGGCCTCCATAACGGCAAATTGCAAACCATGTCTGGAGTACCACGTAGGTAAGGCTCGGGAGAGCGGAGCGAATGGAGAAGAAATTTCGGAGGCCGTTGAGGTGGGAAAGATGGTGAGAAGGGGAGCAGTATCTAAGACGGACCAGTTTGCCTTGAGTCTAACTGAGACCACGCCACACGCATCACGCCCTGATAGTGATGAATGCGGCTGCAAATAA
- a CDS encoding acetyl ornithine aminotransferase family protein: MKARKFAKVSTKLPGRKASAVVDRTAKFVSPSISRFYPLVVESAHDSIIKDVDGNQFIDFTAGIAVLSTGSTHPKVVEAIKRQSEKFVHFSYTDFYYENLVELSERLVSLTPGKFRKMVYFGNSGAEAIEAAMKLTRNYTKRPIFLAHSGAFHGRTMGALSLTASKPMQRRGSLPLIPDVVHFPFPYCYRCPWKQTFPECDYYCVDFFKEQYLEKFVPVDEIAAYFLEPIQGEGGYVVPPPEYFKRMEFMRKEGVLFVSDEIQTGMGRTGKYFGIENFGVVPDIITIAKGIASGLPLSAMVAKAEVMESWKPGQHASTFGANPVAVEAALATLDVMKSERLLDNARRLGKRAVSRLLEMKECYEIIGDVRGMGLFVGVEIVKNKRTKERGEKESRQIIEHCFKSGLLAITAGRNTIRIIPPLNTTEEVLDEGLDILEEAISAVNKTVVGG, encoded by the coding sequence TTGAAGGCAAGGAAGTTCGCCAAGGTAAGCACCAAACTCCCAGGCAGGAAGGCGTCTGCGGTCGTGGACAGGACGGCCAAGTTCGTCTCTCCTTCGATATCCAGATTCTACCCCTTGGTGGTCGAATCGGCCCATGATTCGATCATCAAGGACGTCGACGGGAACCAGTTCATCGACTTCACCGCCGGCATCGCCGTCCTGAGCACCGGCTCGACCCATCCGAAGGTGGTCGAGGCAATCAAGCGGCAGTCTGAGAAGTTCGTCCATTTCTCGTATACCGACTTCTACTATGAGAACCTCGTGGAGCTGTCAGAGCGGCTCGTCTCGCTGACTCCTGGGAAGTTCCGAAAGATGGTCTACTTCGGCAACAGCGGGGCCGAGGCTATAGAGGCGGCGATGAAGCTCACCCGGAACTACACGAAGCGGCCGATCTTCTTGGCCCACTCGGGAGCGTTCCATGGCAGGACGATGGGAGCGCTCAGCCTCACCGCGAGCAAGCCAATGCAGAGGAGGGGGTCGCTGCCCCTGATTCCGGATGTGGTTCATTTCCCGTTCCCGTACTGCTACAGGTGCCCGTGGAAGCAGACTTTTCCAGAGTGCGACTACTACTGCGTCGACTTCTTCAAGGAACAGTACCTCGAAAAGTTCGTCCCCGTGGACGAGATTGCGGCTTATTTCCTTGAGCCGATTCAAGGAGAAGGAGGTTACGTGGTGCCGCCGCCCGAGTACTTCAAGCGCATGGAGTTCATGAGGAAGGAGGGCGTCCTCTTCGTCTCCGATGAGATTCAGACGGGTATGGGCAGGACCGGGAAGTACTTCGGGATAGAGAATTTCGGGGTCGTCCCCGACATCATAACGATTGCCAAGGGAATAGCGTCCGGGTTGCCACTCAGCGCGATGGTCGCCAAGGCAGAGGTGATGGAGAGCTGGAAGCCAGGACAACACGCGTCGACCTTCGGCGCCAACCCGGTGGCTGTGGAGGCCGCACTCGCAACCCTTGACGTCATGAAATCAGAGCGCTTGCTGGACAACGCAAGAAGGCTCGGGAAGAGGGCCGTGAGCCGTTTGCTGGAAATGAAGGAGTGTTACGAGATAATCGGGGATGTGAGGGGGATGGGCCTGTTCGTCGGGGTCGAGATAGTCAAGAACAAGCGGACCAAGGAGCGTGGAGAGAAGGAGTCTCGCCAGATCATTGAACACTGCTTCAAGAGCGGGTTGCTCGCGATAACCGCGGGAAGGAACACGATCAGAATCATCCCTCCGTTGAACACGACCGAGGAGGTGCTGGACGAGGGCCTTGACATACTCGAAGAGGCCATTTCAGCGGTAAACAAGACAGTGGTCGGAGGTTAG
- a CDS encoding peptidylprolyl isomerase, producing the protein MPQKPRRRKQSGIRPAYIIAAALAVILVVAIGWYVYSSSSPPAKLVYARIDTSMGSFEVELFASSAPKTVANFVTLAESGFYNNLVWHRIEPNFVIQTGDPATRNGGGTRSLWGTQGSNTTVPLEIDPTLHNYVGYLGMARGSDPNSGTSQFYINLANNTSLDGNAPGPYTVFGKVISGMNVAQAIGAVPVELVGSQHEPVTPVYVTSITILSNGP; encoded by the coding sequence TTGCCGCAGAAGCCAAGGAGAAGGAAGCAAAGCGGGATCAGACCGGCTTACATTATCGCCGCGGCGCTCGCAGTAATACTCGTCGTCGCAATCGGTTGGTATGTATACAGCTCCTCTAGCCCACCTGCCAAGTTGGTCTACGCCCGGATTGACACCAGCATGGGCTCGTTCGAGGTGGAGCTCTTCGCTTCCTCTGCCCCAAAGACGGTGGCGAACTTCGTTACCCTCGCAGAGAGCGGCTTCTACAATAACCTCGTTTGGCACAGAATCGAGCCAAACTTCGTGATCCAGACAGGCGACCCCGCTACTAGGAACGGGGGCGGCACCAGGTCGCTCTGGGGAACTCAGGGGTCAAACACCACAGTTCCGCTCGAGATCGATCCCACACTCCACAACTATGTCGGTTATCTGGGAATGGCACGTGGCAGCGACCCCAACAGCGGGACTTCCCAGTTCTACATCAATCTCGCAAACAACACATCGCTGGATGGCAACGCCCCAGGACCTTACACTGTGTTCGGCAAGGTCATCAGCGGAATGAACGTTGCGCAGGCGATAGGAGCCGTGCCCGTGGAACTTGTTGGGAGCCAGCACGAGCCGGTGACGCCCGTCTACGTGACCAGCATTACCATTCTCAGTAACGGGCCGTAA
- a CDS encoding VOC family protein, producing MRAKFTYVGIRVRNLRKSVWFYKKLLGMKYKGRFKIEATKGEVAFLQSSGGKFGIELNYYPRNSPFYTKYTVGEGLDHLAFGVANLERALGEAKRMGHPVVKEIEGKTSRWAYVKDTNGIWIELFEA from the coding sequence ATGAGAGCGAAGTTCACGTATGTCGGAATTCGAGTCAGGAATCTGAGGAAGTCCGTGTGGTTCTACAAGAAGCTGTTGGGCATGAAGTACAAAGGTCGATTCAAGATTGAGGCCACCAAGGGCGAAGTAGCGTTCCTGCAGTCGAGCGGCGGCAAGTTCGGGATTGAGCTGAACTACTACCCCCGCAATAGCCCGTTCTACACCAAGTATACGGTAGGAGAGGGGTTGGACCACCTAGCGTTTGGCGTGGCGAACCTCGAAAGGGCTCTTGGTGAAGCGAAAAGGATGGGACATCCAGTGGTCAAGGAAATCGAGGGGAAGACAAGCAGGTGGGCTTACGTCAAGGACACCAATGGCATCTGGATAGAACTCTTCGAAGCGTGA
- a CDS encoding DUF1801 domain-containing protein: MDVDEMLKGVDPKLRALTQALRGTIKRALPSAVEQVKWGNPVYTVNGKNVACIMHYSDHVNLGFFMGAKLKSKKLEGTGKGLRHLKVRSKADMDEKEFGRLLKEAAALVE, encoded by the coding sequence ATGGACGTAGACGAGATGCTCAAGGGCGTCGACCCAAAGTTGCGGGCGCTGACGCAGGCTCTGCGGGGGACGATCAAGAGAGCACTCCCGAGTGCCGTCGAACAGGTCAAGTGGGGCAACCCAGTCTACACAGTAAACGGAAAGAACGTCGCCTGCATCATGCATTACAGTGATCATGTCAACCTCGGCTTCTTCATGGGGGCCAAGCTGAAGTCCAAGAAGCTGGAAGGGACGGGAAAGGGCCTGAGACACCTGAAGGTCAGAAGTAAGGCGGACATGGATGAGAAGGAGTTCGGTCGACTGCTGAAAGAGGCGGCCGCGCTCGTGGAATGA